One Faecalispora anaeroviscerum genomic window carries:
- a CDS encoding DUF1858 domain-containing protein, which translates to MKDKILDLNKTVYELCSGDSGITKLLEAVGFRDITKPGMLATAGRFMTIPKGAKMKNFNLETIKQTFAEHGYKIKEEST; encoded by the coding sequence TTGAAAGACAAAATTCTAGATTTAAATAAGACCGTATATGAATTATGCAGCGGTGATTCGGGAATCACTAAATTATTGGAAGCAGTTGGGTTTCGGGATATCACAAAGCCCGGAATGCTCGCAACAGCGGGCAGGTTCATGACCATTCCAAAAGGTGCAAAAATGAAGAATTTCAACCTTGAAACCATAAAGCAGACTTTTGCGGAACACGGCTACAAAATTAAGGAGGAATCCACATGA
- a CDS encoding hemerythrin domain-containing protein: MSTTIFESLKEEHDRILEFCGYVRNTCANCVENHNIPIAEFRSMVQFIRDYADGHHHGKEEKILFKEMLDRMGGVAVNLVQHGMLVEHDWARLLVTDLEKALDEYEKTSSNMSMLNIIANAVGYCNLLERHIEKENTVVYPYAEKNLDPDVVQKMTELAEKMNREDFFMERYSYTAKE; encoded by the coding sequence ATGAGTACAACAATTTTCGAGTCTCTGAAAGAAGAGCATGACCGCATTTTGGAATTCTGCGGTTATGTTCGAAATACATGTGCGAATTGCGTGGAGAATCATAATATTCCTATTGCGGAGTTTCGCAGTATGGTTCAATTTATTCGTGATTATGCGGACGGACATCATCATGGAAAAGAAGAAAAAATTCTGTTCAAAGAAATGCTTGACCGTATGGGCGGCGTTGCGGTCAACCTTGTCCAGCACGGCATGTTGGTGGAACACGATTGGGCAAGGCTTCTGGTGACGGACTTGGAAAAGGCACTGGATGAATATGAAAAGACTAGTTCTAACATGAGTATGCTTAACATCATCGCCAACGCCGTCGGCTACTGCAATTTGCTGGAGCGCCACATTGAAAAGGAAAATACGGTTGTATATCCCTATGCAGAAAAGAATCTTGATCCCGATGTGGTTCAGAAGATGACTGAGTTGGCGGAAAAAATGAACCGCGAAGACTTTTTCATGGAACGGTATTCCTACACTGCTAAAGAATAG
- a CDS encoding DUF438 domain-containing protein produces MSEEINNREYRQKVLKELITQLHDGKSVEEVKGQFAAVFGGVSAEEIAQAEQALVTNGLPVSEIQRLCDVHAAVFKGSIEEIHQPSDLSEILGHPVNTLKRENRAIEKLIAEIRKEIRKEITQSSGGKDVETALGRLTEIDRHYLKKENLLFPYLEQYGITAPPKVMWGVDDEIREQLKKINTRLKTTDTSQLKEPIDELFTKIGEMIFKEENILLPMLLENLTPDEWSRIAEESGELGYCLIDRVPDWSPVSKKEDETVRQEKAAPGVITLPTGVLRAEELVRMLDTLPIDITFVDKDDTVKYFSQGAERVFPRTKAIIGRKVSNCHPPASVHIVEKLVEDFKTGRKESEDFWIDMGEKYILIRYFAVHSEKGEYLGVLEVTQNIRPIQTIKGEKRLVSE; encoded by the coding sequence ATGAGTGAGGAAATCAATAACAGGGAATATCGCCAGAAAGTTCTGAAAGAATTGATCACACAACTGCACGACGGCAAAAGTGTTGAAGAGGTCAAGGGGCAATTTGCCGCCGTGTTCGGCGGAGTATCCGCAGAGGAAATTGCGCAGGCGGAACAGGCTCTTGTCACGAACGGCCTGCCGGTTTCTGAAATCCAGCGCCTTTGCGATGTGCACGCGGCTGTGTTCAAAGGCTCTATCGAGGAAATTCATCAGCCGTCCGACCTGTCGGAGATTCTCGGACATCCGGTCAACACTCTCAAACGTGAAAACAGAGCCATTGAAAAATTGATCGCAGAGATTCGCAAAGAGATTCGCAAAGAGATTACCCAATCGTCCGGCGGCAAAGATGTGGAAACAGCTCTCGGGCGGCTGACCGAAATCGACCGCCATTACCTTAAAAAGGAAAATCTGCTCTTTCCCTACTTGGAGCAGTATGGCATTACCGCCCCGCCCAAGGTTATGTGGGGTGTGGACGACGAAATCCGCGAGCAACTCAAGAAAATCAACACAAGGCTTAAAACAACAGATACCTCGCAATTAAAAGAACCGATCGATGAGCTTTTCACCAAGATTGGCGAGATGATTTTTAAAGAAGAAAACATTCTGCTTCCGATGTTGCTCGAAAATCTGACACCGGACGAATGGAGTCGCATTGCCGAGGAAAGCGGCGAACTTGGCTATTGTTTGATTGACCGCGTGCCTGACTGGTCACCAGTCTCGAAAAAAGAGGACGAAACCGTGCGGCAGGAAAAAGCCGCGCCGGGTGTCATTACCCTACCGACCGGAGTACTGAGAGCCGAAGAGCTTGTGCGGATGCTCGACACTCTGCCCATTGACATTACCTTTGTGGACAAAGATGACACAGTAAAGTATTTTTCGCAGGGAGCTGAACGTGTCTTTCCACGCACAAAGGCGATTATTGGTCGGAAGGTTTCCAATTGCCATCCACCGGCAAGCGTGCACATCGTGGAAAAGCTCGTGGAGGATTTTAAAACCGGACGGAAAGAGAGTGAAGATTTCTGGATTGACATGGGCGAAAAATATATTCTTATCCGGTATTTTGCAGTCCACAGCGAAAAGGGTGAGTATCTTGGTGTGCTGGAAGTAACACAAAATATCCGGCCTATTCAAACTATCAAGGGAGAAAAGCGCCTAGTTTCAGAGTAA
- a CDS encoding Crp/Fnr family transcriptional regulator, producing MEKCEVCEAQCLHKLCMHKVPIFSSLNQDEMTHIVSIIRHKKYRKEETLLSEGDPANAFVIVSEGSAKAFKITPDGREQILYVFSEGDFFGERNLFERQVSTYTVEALEPVRTCSFTKESFYELLHAYPEIAIKIIEELEKRISHMESALQSMGVRSIDDRVSALLLDFAEKYGTSVPDGTLIRLPLSREGMANYLGVARETVSRKLGLLENEGIIRSNGNKSILLLNRDMLESSAGKSVDI from the coding sequence ATGGAGAAATGTGAAGTATGCGAGGCACAATGCTTACATAAGCTCTGCATGCACAAAGTACCGATTTTTTCATCCTTAAATCAGGATGAAATGACCCATATTGTTTCTATTATCCGCCACAAAAAATATCGAAAGGAAGAAACGCTTCTTTCAGAGGGAGATCCGGCGAACGCCTTTGTGATTGTCAGCGAGGGAAGTGCCAAGGCTTTTAAAATTACGCCGGACGGCCGGGAACAGATTCTGTATGTATTTTCTGAAGGAGACTTTTTCGGAGAGCGCAATCTTTTTGAAAGGCAGGTATCCACCTACACCGTGGAAGCGCTGGAACCGGTCAGGACATGTTCTTTTACAAAGGAAAGTTTCTATGAGCTACTTCACGCATATCCGGAGATTGCAATAAAAATTATTGAAGAACTGGAAAAGCGGATTTCTCACATGGAAAGCGCCCTGCAAAGCATGGGGGTGCGCAGTATAGACGACCGTGTCAGCGCACTGCTCCTTGATTTTGCCGAAAAATATGGAACTTCCGTGCCGGACGGCACACTAATCCGTCTACCGCTGAGCCGTGAGGGTATGGCCAATTACCTGGGAGTCGCGCGTGAAACAGTAAGCCGAAAACTTGGTCTATTGGAAAACGAAGGAATCATCCGCTCGAACGGAAACAAAAGCATCCTGCTGCTGAATCGCGATATGCTTGAGTCATCGGCTGGAAAATCTGTGGATATTTAA
- the hcp gene encoding hydroxylamine reductase codes for MENKMFCYQCQETAGCSGCTQAGVCGKTPETANLQDILIYVTKGLSEVTTRLRAEGKVVSHDINQLVTENLFVTITNANFDPDFIIDRIQTTLNRKAELLGQLKDREGLSEAALWNADKQEFAAKSFSVGVLATENEDIRSLRELIIYGLKGMAAYLKHANALGKENENIDAFLQSALAKTMDDSLGANELVALTLETGKYGVDALALLDEANTSTYGKPEITKVNLGVGKNPGILISGHDLRDLEMLLKQTEGTGVDVYTHSEMLPAHYYPAFKKYSNFVGNYGNAWWKQKEEFEAFNGPILMTTNCLVPPKDSYKDRVYTTGTVSYPGCTHISGGPGEEKDFSALIAHAKRCTSPTELETGEIVGGFAHDQVLALADKIVDAVKSGAIKKFVVMAGCDGRAKSRNYYTDFAKALPKDAVILTAGCAKYKYNKLDLGDIGGIPRVLDAGQCNDSYSLAVIALKLKEVFGLDDINDLPIVYNIAWYEQKAVIVLLALLSLGVKNIHLGPTLPAFLSPNVAKVLVENFGIAGIATVDEDIQNFFGQQEEQSAAKVTGGTLISDILRLNADAERILTDSGMHCLGCPASQMESLQDACAVHGIEVNEVLQKLNR; via the coding sequence ATGGAAAACAAAATGTTTTGCTATCAATGTCAGGAAACAGCCGGATGCTCCGGCTGCACGCAGGCGGGCGTCTGCGGTAAAACGCCGGAAACGGCAAATTTGCAGGATATTCTCATCTATGTGACTAAGGGTTTGTCTGAGGTAACCACGCGCCTGCGCGCCGAGGGAAAAGTTGTTTCCCATGACATCAACCAACTTGTCACGGAAAATCTTTTCGTAACCATTACCAATGCAAACTTCGACCCGGACTTTATCATAGACCGTATCCAGACGACGTTAAACCGAAAGGCCGAGTTGTTGGGTCAGCTCAAAGACCGCGAAGGTCTCTCTGAGGCTGCGTTGTGGAATGCGGATAAACAGGAATTTGCAGCCAAATCATTCTCGGTCGGCGTTCTTGCCACAGAAAATGAAGATATCCGCAGTCTCCGCGAGTTGATTATATACGGTCTGAAAGGTATGGCTGCCTATTTAAAGCACGCGAACGCGCTTGGCAAAGAAAACGAGAATATTGATGCGTTCCTGCAGAGCGCGCTTGCCAAAACGATGGACGACTCGCTTGGCGCGAATGAACTTGTAGCCCTGACGCTGGAAACCGGAAAATACGGTGTGGATGCGCTCGCCCTGCTGGACGAGGCAAACACCTCCACTTACGGAAAACCGGAAATCACAAAGGTAAATCTGGGTGTCGGCAAAAATCCAGGCATCTTGATCTCGGGTCACGATTTGCGCGACCTGGAAATGCTGCTCAAGCAGACGGAAGGCACCGGCGTCGACGTTTACACCCATTCCGAAATGCTCCCCGCGCATTACTACCCCGCGTTCAAGAAGTACTCGAATTTTGTCGGCAATTACGGCAACGCCTGGTGGAAACAGAAGGAAGAATTCGAAGCCTTCAACGGCCCAATCCTCATGACAACAAACTGCCTTGTTCCGCCGAAGGACAGCTATAAAGACCGTGTTTATACAACAGGCACCGTGAGCTATCCCGGATGCACTCATATTTCAGGCGGCCCCGGCGAGGAAAAAGACTTCTCTGCGCTGATTGCCCATGCTAAACGCTGCACTTCACCGACCGAGCTGGAAACCGGCGAAATCGTCGGGGGCTTTGCGCACGACCAGGTGCTCGCGCTTGCGGACAAGATTGTGGACGCGGTAAAATCCGGCGCGATCAAGAAGTTTGTCGTCATGGCTGGCTGCGATGGGCGTGCAAAGTCTAGAAACTACTACACCGATTTTGCGAAAGCGCTTCCAAAAGATGCGGTTATCCTGACTGCTGGCTGTGCCAAGTATAAATACAACAAGCTCGACCTTGGCGATATCGGCGGCATTCCGCGCGTACTTGACGCGGGTCAGTGCAACGACAGCTATTCGCTGGCGGTCATCGCGCTCAAGCTCAAGGAAGTGTTCGGCCTCGACGACATCAACGATTTGCCGATTGTTTACAACATCGCATGGTACGAGCAGAAAGCGGTTATCGTATTGCTTGCACTTTTGTCCCTCGGCGTGAAAAATATCCATCTCGGCCCCACGCTGCCCGCGTTCCTTTCTCCGAATGTGGCAAAGGTGCTGGTGGAAAATTTCGGGATTGCCGGTATCGCCACAGTCGATGAAGATATCCAAAACTTCTTTGGTCAACAGGAAGAGCAATCCGCTGCAAAAGTAACAGGCGGCACACTTATCAGCGATATTCTTCGCCTGAATGCGGATGCCGAACGAATTTTAACGGACAGCGGCATGCACTGCCTCGGCTGCCCCGCGTCTCAAATGGAATCGTTGCAGGACGCTTGCGCGGTTCACGGAATTGAAGTCAATGAAGTTTTGCAAAAACTGAATCGATAA
- a CDS encoding ABC transporter ATP-binding protein: protein MSLIQFEGVEREYIVGDSIIKAVKEVSFSLEDKSFNVVLGQSGAGKTTVLNMLGGMDSPTKGVITVNGEDISKLGARELTAYRRDKIGFVFQFYNLVPNLTALENVQLAEEICKNPLDAAEMLERVGLGERKNNFPGQMSGGEQQRVSIARALAKNPQILLCDEPTGALDSGTGRIVLKLIRDIARDMGKTVVVVTHNAPIAEMADTVIHMRDGQISEIQHTEHPRPVEEIVW, encoded by the coding sequence ATGAGTCTTATTCAATTTGAAGGAGTGGAACGGGAATATATTGTAGGAGACAGTATCATAAAGGCCGTAAAGGAAGTCAGCTTTTCTCTTGAAGATAAATCGTTTAATGTTGTGCTCGGACAAAGCGGAGCGGGAAAAACAACCGTACTGAACATGCTGGGCGGCATGGATTCGCCGACGAAAGGGGTAATCACGGTAAACGGCGAAGATATATCAAAGCTGGGAGCAAGGGAATTGACTGCGTACCGCAGGGATAAAATCGGATTTGTGTTTCAGTTTTATAATCTGGTTCCCAACCTGACGGCATTAGAAAATGTACAGCTTGCAGAAGAAATCTGCAAAAATCCGTTGGATGCAGCGGAAATGCTGGAGCGAGTGGGTTTGGGAGAAAGAAAGAACAATTTTCCCGGCCAAATGTCTGGCGGCGAGCAGCAGCGGGTATCCATCGCCAGGGCATTGGCAAAGAATCCGCAGATTCTGCTTTGCGACGAACCTACTGGTGCCCTGGATTCCGGTACCGGGCGCATTGTACTGAAGCTGATTCGCGACATAGCTCGAGATATGGGAAAAACGGTGGTTGTGGTCACTCATAATGCTCCAATTGCCGAAATGGCAGATACCGTCATTCATATGCGGGATGGGCAGATAAGCGAAATCCAGCATACCGAGCATCCGCGGCCGGTGGAGGAAATTGTATGGTAA
- a CDS encoding DUF488 domain-containing protein — translation MREISRIFEVSAYQTSASEFFDKVLQNHTDLVLDIRLKNESQLCGFTKGKDLAYFVPKICHAAYVHDRFFTPEPGLLDRYIHNWIQWEQYSSEYRSVMEAKNAVGYFQEHYGNYPGVCLIGTATNKRRSHSEVLCELLTETEIKKGERF, via the coding sequence GTGAGAGAGATAAGCCGCATATTCGAAGTAAGTGCTTATCAGACATCGGCATCCGAATTCTTTGATAAAGTTTTACAGAATCACACGGATCTTGTGCTGGATATTCGGCTAAAAAATGAATCGCAGCTTTGCGGATTTACAAAGGGAAAAGACCTTGCCTATTTTGTTCCGAAAATCTGTCATGCCGCTTATGTCCATGATCGTTTTTTTACCCCGGAACCGGGGCTGTTGGATCGTTATATCCATAACTGGATTCAGTGGGAGCAATATTCGTCGGAATACCGGTCTGTCATGGAAGCAAAAAACGCTGTCGGTTATTTTCAGGAGCATTACGGGAATTACCCCGGTGTTTGCCTGATCGGTACAGCCACAAATAAGAGGCGTTCACACAGCGAAGTCCTTTGTGAGCTTCTTACAGAAACGGAAATTAAGAAAGGTGAGCGCTTTTGA
- a CDS encoding ferredoxin: protein MKAKLDRSGCISCGLCAETCPEVFRIADDGVAEVHQENVPKEVEDQAMEAQDGCPVSVITVE from the coding sequence ATGAAAGCAAAACTTGACAGAAGCGGATGCATTTCTTGTGGACTCTGTGCGGAAACCTGCCCGGAGGTTTTCCGGATAGCTGACGACGGAGTGGCTGAAGTTCATCAGGAAAACGTCCCGAAAGAAGTGGAGGACCAAGCCATGGAAGCGCAGGATGGATGCCCCGTTTCGGTAATCACAGTCGAATAG
- a CDS encoding [Fe-Fe] hydrogenase large subunit C-terminal domain-containing protein, producing the protein MNSYDELDLKLKKAEFSETLQSVSKTIGTNGDPSETKLLNALLHPEKEPLIIRSGTCENCADSKGACEAACLFDAIKRDHHNNVVITGNCTGCGECVNVCPEHALSGRKDSLAVLHLLKDKKVPVYAMIAPAFSGQFTADVSSGKLRSAFKYMGFYGMVEVALFADILTLKEALEFNREIQNDEDFLLTSCCCPLWIALIRKSYQTMIPHVPPSVSPMVACGRSIKKIHPEAKTVFIGPCLAKKAEAREPDIADAVDYVLTFEEIAELFELMDIHPEKFEEDQSDHSSRAGRIYARASGVSEAVQATLDRLSPDRKIPLKAQHADGVVDCKKLLKEIADGNVHANFIEGMGCRGGCVGGPKSLIGKDAAREAVNHYGDETDIKTPADNPYVLELLHTLGYETVESLLDRDNNFTRIL; encoded by the coding sequence ATGAATTCATACGATGAACTTGATCTGAAGCTGAAAAAAGCGGAATTTAGCGAAACGCTTCAGAGTGTATCCAAAACGATTGGAACAAATGGAGACCCTAGCGAAACTAAATTACTAAATGCGCTTTTACACCCTGAAAAAGAGCCTCTCATCATAAGAAGCGGAACATGTGAAAATTGTGCCGACAGTAAAGGTGCGTGCGAAGCTGCCTGCCTTTTTGACGCAATTAAACGCGATCATCATAACAACGTCGTGATAACCGGTAATTGTACAGGCTGCGGCGAATGCGTCAATGTTTGCCCAGAGCATGCGCTCTCCGGGCGGAAGGATTCCCTTGCTGTGCTTCATCTGCTGAAAGATAAAAAGGTACCGGTTTACGCTATGATTGCGCCTGCTTTTTCGGGGCAATTCACTGCGGATGTCTCATCCGGCAAGCTGAGAAGCGCTTTTAAATACATGGGATTTTACGGTATGGTTGAAGTGGCTCTGTTCGCAGATATTCTAACCCTGAAAGAAGCTCTCGAATTTAACCGTGAAATTCAAAATGATGAAGACTTCCTGCTTACGAGCTGCTGCTGCCCGTTATGGATTGCCCTCATTCGGAAATCCTACCAGACGATGATTCCCCACGTGCCACCGTCTGTTTCTCCAATGGTGGCCTGCGGCCGCTCTATTAAGAAAATCCACCCGGAAGCAAAAACCGTATTTATCGGTCCCTGTCTTGCGAAAAAGGCGGAGGCACGCGAACCGGATATTGCCGATGCTGTGGATTATGTTCTGACGTTTGAGGAGATTGCAGAGCTTTTTGAGCTCATGGACATCCATCCCGAAAAATTTGAGGAAGACCAGAGCGATCATTCCTCAAGAGCGGGTCGTATTTACGCAAGAGCGTCGGGTGTCAGCGAAGCAGTGCAGGCAACGCTTGACAGGCTGAGTCCGGACAGAAAAATACCGTTGAAAGCCCAGCACGCAGATGGTGTTGTTGACTGCAAAAAGCTCCTCAAAGAAATCGCGGACGGGAATGTTCACGCGAATTTTATCGAAGGAATGGGATGCCGCGGCGGATGCGTGGGCGGGCCGAAGTCTCTGATCGGCAAAGATGCCGCCCGTGAGGCGGTAAATCACTATGGAGATGAGACCGACATCAAAACGCCGGCCGACAACCCGTATGTTTTGGAGTTACTTCATACGCTGGGCTATGAAACGGTGGAAAGCCTGCTTGACCGGGATAATAATTTCACTAGAATTCTATAA
- a CDS encoding cupin domain-containing protein — METHYLKNIEFKSELELPALVEYQQGQVVSRTLAQNKAVSITLFAFDENEEISSHSSDGDAMVTVLEGTSHITVGDQDFSLAEGKTIVMPAGVPHAVAADGRFKMLLTVVFPQ, encoded by the coding sequence ATGGAGACACATTATTTGAAAAACATTGAATTTAAGAGCGAATTGGAGTTACCCGCGCTGGTTGAATACCAGCAGGGACAAGTTGTGAGCCGAACCCTTGCGCAGAATAAGGCTGTGAGTATTACCCTGTTCGCGTTCGACGAGAATGAAGAGATCAGCTCGCACTCATCGGATGGGGACGCGATGGTAACCGTCCTTGAAGGAACGTCGCATATTACCGTTGGGGATCAGGACTTTTCACTGGCTGAAGGAAAAACCATTGTGATGCCGGCGGGAGTCCCGCACGCTGTGGCGGCGGACGGGAGATTCAAGATGCTGCTTACGGTTGTATTTCCTCAGTAA
- a CDS encoding hemerythrin domain-containing protein — MMSNLDMLKKQHGEVLTMIKNIDTLIITGPEEKANEIAYNINALSGKLKMHLMSEDQFLYPALMQSKNQAVRNTSQNFNDEMGNLAGLFSSFVQQYNTPFKILQRKDYFTADSGKIFSQIEERIHREDVKLYPLVED; from the coding sequence ATGATGAGCAACCTGGATATGTTAAAAAAACAGCATGGTGAAGTTCTGACAATGATTAAAAATATTGACACTCTTATTATAACCGGACCTGAAGAGAAGGCAAATGAGATTGCTTACAATATCAACGCCTTGTCGGGAAAATTAAAAATGCATCTGATGTCGGAGGATCAATTCCTATACCCTGCGCTCATGCAAAGTAAGAATCAGGCAGTAAGGAATACATCACAAAATTTCAATGACGAGATGGGCAATCTTGCGGGCTTGTTCAGTTCGTTTGTTCAACAATATAACACACCTTTTAAAATTCTCCAAAGAAAAGACTATTTTACTGCGGACAGCGGAAAAATCTTCAGCCAAATTGAGGAAAGAATCCATCGAGAAGACGTAAAACTCTACCCATTGGTGGAAGATTGA
- a CDS encoding Crp/Fnr family transcriptional regulator, whose amino-acid sequence MEDLISTLASISLFRCFSTQELSMLFKKEHYRVKRYAKNAVIHFQNEKCVNLDIVLRGTVLVQRIDSNGDMLTLCSFMAGDSIGENLLFSRNNPYPMTMTAKYNTDILHADKELILSLCQSNSGFLENFLQSISDKTLILAGKIKLLSMKTIRQCMIEFLLYECRIQKNTTIRLEVSKKELAEKLGVQRPSLSRELKKMRNQNLIAYDAKSITIIDMETLKRLHTE is encoded by the coding sequence ATGGAAGATTTAATTTCAACGCTGGCATCGATCAGCCTGTTCCGGTGCTTTTCAACCCAAGAATTATCGATGCTTTTTAAAAAAGAGCATTACCGTGTCAAGCGATACGCCAAAAACGCTGTGATACACTTTCAAAACGAAAAGTGTGTCAATCTTGACATTGTTTTACGTGGGACGGTTTTGGTTCAAAGAATCGATTCAAACGGTGATATGCTCACCCTTTGCAGCTTTATGGCCGGTGATTCCATAGGTGAAAACCTTCTTTTCTCGCGTAACAATCCGTATCCCATGACGATGACCGCGAAATATAATACGGATATTCTTCACGCGGACAAAGAGTTAATTCTATCACTGTGCCAAAGCAACAGCGGATTTCTGGAGAACTTTCTCCAGTCGATTTCCGACAAAACACTGATTTTGGCAGGAAAAATTAAACTTCTTTCTATGAAAACAATCCGCCAGTGCATGATTGAATTTTTACTTTATGAATGCCGAATTCAGAAAAATACAACGATACGATTGGAAGTATCCAAAAAAGAGCTTGCAGAAAAGTTGGGGGTTCAAAGACCATCCCTATCCCGCGAACTGAAGAAAATGCGCAATCAAAACCTGATTGCCTATGATGCCAAAAGCATAACAATCATCGATATGGAAACGCTGAAAAGACTTCACACCGAGTGA
- a CDS encoding FprA family A-type flavoprotein, producing the protein MKYKISEQCYTIGKTIIKPDKEFSFLAYLITGEANVLIDTLPDRATSMLTEEIASIIGEKPLDAIILNHSEEDHSGALPDVLQRYPETPIFCTAACKKRLIGGLPKASFQVVRTGEAIECGEYKFTFYETPGLHWDDNMVTFWNTNNILFSNDLFGQYAAAEPPVDHDYPTATLLDATESYYDKVFEPASKAEKEIVLDLANLPIQMIAPGHGLVLENKFPAIMTLYRDKIK; encoded by the coding sequence ATGAAGTATAAAATATCAGAGCAATGTTACACAATCGGAAAAACGATTATAAAGCCAGATAAGGAATTTTCTTTTTTAGCTTACCTTATTACGGGGGAAGCAAACGTTTTAATTGATACTCTCCCCGACAGGGCTACTTCCATGCTAACGGAGGAAATCGCTTCGATTATTGGGGAAAAGCCACTGGACGCAATTATTCTGAATCATTCCGAAGAAGACCATAGCGGCGCCTTGCCAGATGTGCTGCAACGATACCCCGAAACTCCTATCTTCTGCACGGCGGCCTGTAAAAAACGTCTCATCGGCGGACTTCCAAAAGCCAGTTTTCAAGTTGTTCGAACCGGCGAAGCCATCGAATGCGGAGAATACAAGTTCACATTTTATGAGACTCCGGGACTGCACTGGGATGATAACATGGTTACTTTCTGGAACACGAATAACATTCTTTTCTCCAACGATTTGTTTGGGCAGTATGCGGCAGCAGAACCTCCAGTAGACCATGATTACCCGACGGCTACGCTTCTGGACGCGACAGAAAGCTATTACGATAAAGTATTTGAACCTGCTTCGAAAGCAGAAAAAGAGATTGTTTTAGACTTGGCGAATTTGCCGATTCAAATGATTGCGCCTGGACACGGATTAGTTCTTGAAAACAAGTTCCCCGCTATCATGACGCTTTACAGAGATAAAATAAAATAG